A part of Diceros bicornis minor isolate mBicDic1 chromosome 32, mDicBic1.mat.cur, whole genome shotgun sequence genomic DNA contains:
- the GABARAPL2 gene encoding gamma-aminobutyric acid receptor-associated protein-like 2 — translation MKWMFKEDHSLEHRCVESAKIRAKYPDRVPVIVEKVSGSQIVDIDKRKYLVPSDITVAQFMWIIRKRIQLPSEKAIFLFVDKTVPQSSLTMGQLYEKEKDEDGFLYVAYSGENTFGF, via the exons ATGAAGTGGATGTTCAAGGAGGACCACTCGCTGG AACACAGATGCGTGGAATCTGCGAAGATCCGAGCGAAGTATCCTGATCGGGTTCCG GTGATTGTGGAAAAAGTCTCAGGCTCTCAAATTGTTGACATTGACAAACGGAAGTATCTAGTTCCATCTGACATCACTGTGGCTCAGTTCATGTGGATCATCAGGAAAAGGATCCAGCTTCCTTCTGAAAAGGCGATCTTCCTGTTTGTGGATAAGACAGTTCCACAGTCCAG cCTAACTATGGGACAGCTTTACGAGAAGGAAAAAGATGAAGACGGATTCTTGTATGTGGCCTACAGTGGAGAGAACACTTTTGGCTTCTGA